One genomic region from Augochlora pura isolate Apur16 chromosome 7, APUR_v2.2.1, whole genome shotgun sequence encodes:
- the LOC144472823 gene encoding protein KRTCAP2 homolog, which translates to MSVSSGVSFALSSILTVLVFSGMQIYKSSLASSQLYTILGGYIGSMLFICLLTAIGNLEATIFGKSFQQKLFPEVVLSLIISLIASGLVHRVAITTCFLFSMVALYYINRISQETYSVPVPVPVGVHTKKRK; encoded by the exons atGT CTGTCAGCAGTGGAGTATCGTTCGCGTTGTCGTCAATTCTGACGGTGCTTGTATTCTCCGGAATGCAAATATACAAATCTTCACTAGCATCCTCTCAATTGTATACCATACTAGGAGGATACATTGGTTCTATGTTGTTTATATGTCTACTAACTGCCATAGGAAATTTAGAAGCCACAATATTTGGAAAATCCTTCCAACAGAAGTTATTTCCCGAAG tcGTTTTGTCTCTAATAATTAGCTTAATCGCATCTGGATTAGTGCATCGCGTTGCAATTACGACTTGCTTCTTATTTTCTATGGttgcattgtattatataaatcgaatCTCTCAAGAGACATACTCTGTACCAGTACCTGTACCAGTTGGAGTGCATACaaagaagagaaaataa
- the Stoml2 gene encoding stomatin like 2, whose translation MLLQKYKCIMNSRFKLFARNVGVFKPHLALVHPAPAINVTQQVRHKTSGATNTIIMFVPQQEAWIVERMGKFHKILEPGLNILIPIVDQVKYVQCLKELTIAIPKQSAVTSDNVTLNIDGVLYLRVIDPYLASYGVEDPEFAIIQLAQTTMRSELGKISLDRVFMEREGLNVCIVESINKASKVWGITCLRYEIRDIRLPPRIEEAMQMQVEAERKKRAAVLNSEAQRESAINIAEGKRLAQILASEAAKQEEINKADGTAKALVMIAEARAQSLKLVASALRSADAKDAAALNIAEQYVKAFKEMAKINNTVIIPNNVADTSSMVAQALTIYKQVMSGGNIRDNQSSQVNISDPDEAFEYFSDKEEAEKHIKSGKQNS comes from the exons atgttattacaaaaatataaatgcataatgaATAGCAGATTTAAATTGTTCGCTCGTAATGTTGGGGTTTTCAAG CCACATCTTGCCCTCGTACATCCTGCCCCTGCGATAAATGTAACACAACAAGTCAGACATAAAACTAGTGGAGCTactaatactattataatgtTTGTTCCGCAACAAGAG GCATGGATCGTTGAAAGAATGGgaaagtttcataaaattttagaacCAGGATTGAACATACTTATACCAATAGTTGATCAGGTTAAATACGTTCAGTGTCTCAAAGAATTAACTATAGCAATTCCAAAGCAATCTGCTGTAACTTCag ATAATGTTACATTAAACATTGACggagtattatatttaagagTAATTGATCCTTACTTGGCATCTTATGGAGTAGAGGATCCAGAGTTCGCTATAATTCAATTAGCCCAGACTACAATGAGGTCAGAGTTAGGAAAAATTTCTTTGGATAGAGTATTTATGGAGAGAGAAGGTCTCAATGTTTGTATTGTTGAGAGTATTAACAAAGCAAGCAAAGTGTGGGGTATTACTTGTCTTCGTTACGAAATAC GTGACATAAGACTACCACCACGAATAGAGGAAGCAATGCAAATGCAAGTGGAAGCTGAACGCAAAAAACGAGCTGCAGTCCTGAATTCGGAAGCTCAAAGAGAGTCAGCGATAAATATCGCGGAAGGAAAACGATTGGCACAGATTTTAGCATCAG AGGCTGCAAAGCAGGAAGAGATAAACAAAGCGGATGGCACAGCTAAAGCACTAGTTATGATAGCTGAAGCGCGTGCTCAAAGTTTGAAACTCGTGGCGAGTGCACTTCGTTCAGCCGACGCGAAGGATGCGGCAGCACTTAATATAGCTGAACAGTACGTCAAAGCGTTCAAGGAGATggcgaaaataaataatactgtaataataccCAATAATGTGGCCGACACATCTTCCATGGTAGCACAG GCATTAACGATTTACAAACAAGTTATGTCTGGAGGCAATATTCGTGACAATCAAAGTTCTCAAGTAAATATCAGTGATCCAGACGAAGCGTTTGAATATTTCAGTGATAAAGAAGAGGCGGAAAAGCACATAAAGAGTGGAAAACAAAATTCCTga
- the LOC144471933 gene encoding lysoplasmalogenase TMEM86A isoform X2, with the protein MSSPTQVLKSVGPKLVPFFKSVSVYFILLAEQPSLLTACFKCLPIISLIVFVLLHGISLSQEYTFSRRILTGLIFSCIGDALLVWPSCFIGGMCMFALAQIMYISAFGFIPLNIMLGTVLYAMCSIVIYALMPGLNGVLVIGVPVYTILLTTMAWRAISRVQFYRELWTWTKLCSCIGSICFLISDTLLGFHYFHTPLPYSQVSIMLTYYAAQLGIALSAVGSKNNNVSNNRDEPVNPVKG; encoded by the exons ATGTCATCGCCGACGCAAGTG TTAAAAAGCGTTGGCCCAAAGCTAGTGCCGTTCTTTAAAAGTGTTTccgtgtattttatattgttagcCGAGCAGCCGTCCCTACTCACGGCATGCTTCAAGTGTTTACCAATTATAAGTCTTATCGTCTTTGTTCTCCTTCACGGAATTAGTTTATCGCAGGA ATACACGTTCTCCAGGCGCATACTGACAGGGCTCATATTTAGTTGCATAGGGGATGCGTTACTGGTCTGGCCCAGTTGTTTCATAGGCGGAATGTGTATGTTTGCTCTCGCTCAAATCATGTATATCAGTGCGTTCGGTTTTATACCACTTAACATAATGCTGGGCACGGTTCTGTACGCAATGTGTTCCATAG TGATATACGCACTGATGCCGGGTCTTAACGGTGTACTGGTTATTGGAGTTCCAGTGTACACCATACTATTAACTACCATGGCATGGAGAGCAATCTCGAGAGTGCAGTTTTACAGg GAGTTATGGACGTGGACTAAATTATGCAGTTGCATAGGCAGTATATGTTTCTTGATATCCGATACGTTGCTCGGCTTCCACTACTTCCACACCCCGTTGCCTTATTCCCAG GTCTCTATCATGCTGACGTATTACGCGGCCCAGTTGGGAATCGCGCTTAGCGCCGTTGGATCTAAAAATAACAACGTTAGCAACAACAGAGACGAGCCGGTCAATCCTGTCAAGGGTTGA
- the LOC144471933 gene encoding lysoplasmalogenase TMEM86A isoform X1 produces the protein MSSPTQVLKSVGPKLVPFFKSVSVYFILLAEQPSLLTACFKCLPIISLIVFVLLHGISLSQEYTFSRRILTGLIFSCIGDALLVWPSCFIGGMCMFALAQIMYISAFGFIPLNIMLGTVLYAMCSIVIYALMPGLNGVLVIGVPVYTILLTTMAWRAISRVQFYRQELWTWTKLCSCIGSICFLISDTLLGFHYFHTPLPYSQVSIMLTYYAAQLGIALSAVGSKNNNVSNNRDEPVNPVKG, from the exons ATGTCATCGCCGACGCAAGTG TTAAAAAGCGTTGGCCCAAAGCTAGTGCCGTTCTTTAAAAGTGTTTccgtgtattttatattgttagcCGAGCAGCCGTCCCTACTCACGGCATGCTTCAAGTGTTTACCAATTATAAGTCTTATCGTCTTTGTTCTCCTTCACGGAATTAGTTTATCGCAGGA ATACACGTTCTCCAGGCGCATACTGACAGGGCTCATATTTAGTTGCATAGGGGATGCGTTACTGGTCTGGCCCAGTTGTTTCATAGGCGGAATGTGTATGTTTGCTCTCGCTCAAATCATGTATATCAGTGCGTTCGGTTTTATACCACTTAACATAATGCTGGGCACGGTTCTGTACGCAATGTGTTCCATAG TGATATACGCACTGATGCCGGGTCTTAACGGTGTACTGGTTATTGGAGTTCCAGTGTACACCATACTATTAACTACCATGGCATGGAGAGCAATCTCGAGAGTGCAGTTTTACAGg cAGGAGTTATGGACGTGGACTAAATTATGCAGTTGCATAGGCAGTATATGTTTCTTGATATCCGATACGTTGCTCGGCTTCCACTACTTCCACACCCCGTTGCCTTATTCCCAG GTCTCTATCATGCTGACGTATTACGCGGCCCAGTTGGGAATCGCGCTTAGCGCCGTTGGATCTAAAAATAACAACGTTAGCAACAACAGAGACGAGCCGGTCAATCCTGTCAAGGGTTGA
- the LOC144471932 gene encoding intraflagellar transport protein 81 homolog, producing MKENMKFIVSEVNKLLGRNYNIIYFNSLSPEELLQVLKEVLIKIQDQHAANIDARSETPEEIAIYILNVLRVFNYQPQIDPVTFRQGLIRGDSETIHPILTWVLSHVDIARKRAYLSRFLVKVEIPAEYLSDPEVAALHDQYTVLIDRFKAVHKEREIGKRNFENASELTADLKTMEKEKEAVTIRIEKMKAKAEAGNHLFDAARSLRIERDKERDLVLQEEQEKEITSRLQIAIQRLERELLTLKRDENEVTAQTLLQQLSEMVTVQTMVANEKLPAELNQLRNRMKALTSVKQYSYLGPDQITAMRNKLDLMAKEIQDLVEIKISKINIDKMEPFRQQAAAVANIKRNALERLEKTDDSLQELQLRLEEKRELSRLMIEDAAPKGEELKQYINRLKTRSTLYKHCKGEVAWLNAENSVLYRTTAILENQLSQYNQTKKMLETVEKSRSSDFTEENASSINRQLSKDISSRRAKLVPLINAVQDLREKSRDFEQQHEKAEKAHNDIESSMNVSINNLQSEIEMIKTEITQGLEEKRKLEKFLDHIKSTEKRIQQETEDPNSSNPGARIREELNTAIKAEESKMKVSVLEKEELIKTSAVQVRQVQMWDDIASIFKCKINCAEESKLSNGIVVRRGGAETLVLQ from the exons atgaaagaaaatatgaagttCATTGTATCGGAAGTGAATAAGTTGCTCGGAcgtaattacaatattatttacttcaaTTCTCTAAGCCCTGAGGAGCTGTTGCAA GTATTGAAAGAGGTATTAATCAAGATTCAAGATCAGCATGCGGCGAACATTGATGCAAGAAGCGAGACTCCCGAAGAAATTgcgatttacattttaaatgtgCTGcgtgtatttaattatcagcCGCAGATAGATCCCGTTACCTTTAG ACAAGGTCTGATCCGAGGTGATTCTGAAACGATTCATCCTATCCTGACATGGGTTCTCTCTCACGTGGACATTGCTCGGAAAAGAGCCTATTTGTCTCGTTTTCTAGTAAAG GTGGAGATTCCCGCCGAGTATTTAAGTGATCCTGAGGTCGCCGCATTGCACGACCAGTACACGGTGTTGATCGATAGATTTAAAGCGGTTCAcaaggagagagaaataggaaAGAGG AATTTCGAGAATGCAAGTGAACTTACAGCAGACCTAAAAACcatggagaaagaaaaagaa GCAGTCACTATACGTATCGAAAAAATGAAAGCGAAAGCAGAAGCGGGAAATCATTTGTTTGATGCGGCCAGATCCTTGCGCATCGAAAGGGACAAGGAACGTGATTTGGTATTGCAAGAagaacaagagaaagagattaCATCTAGACTACAG ATTGCTATCCAAAGGCTAGAACGAGAGCTGTTAACATTGAAGAGGGACGAGAACGAGGTGACGGCACAGACACTATTGCAACAGCTATCAGAAATGGTGACCGTTCAGACTATGGTTGCTAATGAGAAGCTACCAGCTGAATTGAACCAGCTAAGGAATCGCATGAAAGCATTGACCTCAGTGAAACAGTACTCCTACCTAGGTCCAGATCAAATTACTGCGATGAGGAACAAATTGGACTTGATGGCGAAGGAGATTCAAGATCTGGTAGAGATTAAG ATCTCGAAGATTAATATCGACAAGATGGAGCCCTTTCGGCAACAAGCGGCGGCTGTTGCAAATATTAAGAGGAATGCTCTCGAACGACTGGAGAAAACTGATGATTCTTTGCAAGAGCTGCAGTTGAGATTAGAGGAGAAACGAGAATTGTCGAGACTGATGATAGAGGATGCTGCGCCCAAGGGAGAGGAATTGAAACAATACATTAACCGATTGAAAACCAGGAGTACTCTCTATAAGCATTGCAAAGGCGAGGTGGCATGGCTCAATGCAGAAAATAGCGTACTTTATCGAACGACTGCAATTTTGGAAAATCAG CTTAGTCAATATAATCAGACGAAAAAGATGTTGGAAACGGTAGAGAAGAGCAGATCATCCGATTTTACAGAAGAGAATGCATCTTCGATAAATCGTCAGTTGTCCAAAGATATCTCTTCTCGACGAGCAAAGTTGGTTCCACTGATAAATG CGGTGCAAGATTTGCGGGAAAAGTCAAGGGATTTCGAGCAGCAACATGAGAAGGCCGAGAAGGCTCACAATGATATTGAATCGAGCATGAATGTTTCGATTAACAATCTGCAATCTGAAATAGAAATGATCAAAACAGAAATAACCCAAGGTTTGGAAGAAAAGaggaaattggaaaaattccTCGATCACATAAAGAGTACAGAGAAGAGAATACAGCAAGAAACAGag GATCCCAATAGCTCCAATCCAGGAGCAAGAATACGTGAAGAATTAAACACTGCTATTAAAGCTGAGGAAAGCAAAATGAAAGTATCTGTGttggaaaaagaagaattaattaaaaccagCGCAGTACAAGTGAGACAAGTTCAAATGTGGGACGATATTGCTTC GAtctttaaatgtaaaataaattgtgcaGAAGAGAGCAAACTGTCAAATGGTATCGTAGTACGACGAGGTGGTGCAGAAACTTTGGTTCTACAGTAA
- the LOC144471934 gene encoding dynein light chain 2, cytoplasmic, with protein MSERKAVIKNADMSEEMQQDAVDCATQALEKYNIEKDIAAFIKKEFDKKYNPTWHCIVGRNFGSYVTHETRHFIYFYLGQVAILLFKSG; from the exons ATGTCTGAGCGAAAGGCTGTAATCAAGAATGCTGACATGTCAGAGGAGATGCAGCAGGATGCCGTTGATTGTGCGACTCAAgctcttgaaaaatataatattgaaaag gACATTGCAGCCTTTATCAAAAAAGAGtttgataaaaaatacaaCCCAACGTGGCATTGCATCGTAGGACGTAACTTTGGCAGCTACGTGACGCATGAAACAAGacattttatctatttctacCTAGGTCAGGTAGCCATCCTTCTCTTCAAGAGTGGATAA